AGCCGGCCGCTCCGGCCCAGGTCCAGGTCAAGACCGCGGCCGCCAAGCCCGCCCAGGCCGTCACCGCCGCTCCGGCGGCCGTGGCCAGCACCTCCGGCTACGTCGCCCCGCTCGCCCACCCGGTGCTGGGCGAGGCCTACGGCGTCGCCGGCTCGATGTGGGCCTCCGGTCACCACACCGGCCAGGACTTCGTCGCCTCCACCGGTACCCCGCTGCTCGCGGTCGCCAACGGTGTCGTGGTGAAGGCCGGCAACGGCGGCGCCTACGGCAACGAGGTCGAGATCAAGCTCGCCGACGGCAAGTACGCGCAGTACGCGCACCTGTCCGTGATCGGCGTGAAGATCGGCCAGACCGTCACCGTCGGCCAGCAGCTCGGCCTCTCCGGTGCGACCGGCAACGTGACCGGCCCGCACCTGCACTTCGAGATCCGCACCGGGCCGGAGTACGGTTCGGACATCGACCCGGTCGCCTACCTCCGGGCGCACGGCGTCGCGCTCTGACCCCTGCTCGGGGTGAACGACCACCGCTGATGCGGGGCGAATCGACCACTCGGGATGGTCATGTCGGGTGACCGCTCGACCGGGTGATCGCCGCACCAGTGGACCATGGGCGCGGGACACGCCCAAGGCCGGCCCGGCTCGCGAGACCTCCCTCGCGAGCCGGGCCGGCCGCTGTCGTCTCCGGGGTCTCCTGTCGGCACCTGGCCGGCGGCTGGCTCCAGCTCCGGCGGGCGGAGGAGGCCGGATGACCGTCCGGCACGGTCACCATCGAGCCGGCCGGGCTCGCCCCGGGCATCGTCACCCGGCGGCTGTTACTGTTCGGGCGTCACGGGGGCTGCCGGCAGGTGCAACCCCCGCCGCACCTGCGGAAACTCGGCTGATGGAGGAAGACGGTGGAGCAGACCTTCGCACGCGGCGGCACCGGGCCCGGCATCGACGAAGCCGCGGTGGCGGCCCTCGCCGACGAGCTGCTCGACTGGCGCTTCAAGGCCGTCCCGGCGGACGCCCACGGGCGTACCGTCCGCGAGTGGCTGGCCACCGGGCCCACCCTCACCGGGCTCGGCACCCCGCTGCTCACCCTCGACGCCACCGCCCTCGACCACAACCTGCGGACCATGGCCGACTGGTGCGCCAAAGCCGGCGTCGCCCTCGCCCCGCACGGCAAGACCACCATGGCGCCCGCCCTCTGGCAGGCGCAGCTGGCGGCCGGCAGCCACGGCATCACCCTCGCCAACCTGCCGCAGATCCGGGTCGCCCGCGCCTTCGGCGTCCAGCGGATCCTGCTCGCCAACACGCTGCTCGACCCGGCCGGGCTCGCATGGCTGGCCGCCGAACTCGCCGCCGACCCGGAGTTCGCCTTCGTCTCCTGGGTCGACTCCACCGAGAGCGTGCGGTTGATGGACGAGGCGCTGCGCGCCGCCGGGGCCGAGCGGCCGGTCGAGGTGCTGGTCGAACTCGGCGGACCCGGCGGGCGGACCGGAGCCCGCGGCGTCGACGCGGCCGCCGAGATCGCCGCCGCCGTGCTGCGCGCCCCGACGCTGCGCCTGGCCGGCGTCGGCGGGTACGAGGGCGCGCTCGCGCACGACGCCACCGACGACGGGCTGGCCACCGTCCGCGGCTACCTGAAGGCGCTCGCCGAGCTGCACGACCGCCTGGCCGGCACCTACCCCGACGACGCGCCGCCGATCGTCTCGGCCGGCGGCAGCGCCTACTTCGACCTGGTGGTCGAGGAGTTGGCGGACCTGCCGGACACCCTCACCGTGCTGCGCTCGGGCGCCTACATCGCGCACGACGACGGCTTCTACCGCGGTGTCTCGCCGCTCGTGCGCGGCGCCGGCGACGCCCCGTTCCGCGGCGCGCTGCACGGCTGGGCCCGGGTGGTGTCGCGGCCCGAGCCGCAACTCGCCCTGCTGGACGCCGGAAAGCGCGACCTGCCGTTCGACGACGGCCTGCCGGAGCCGCAACGCGTGCGCGGCGGCGCGGAGTTGACCGGGACGTCGGCCCGGATCACCGCGCTCAACGACCAGCACGCCTTCCTCCGGGACGCGGGCGACCTCGCGCCCGTCGGCGCCGTGCTGCGGCTCGGCGTCTCGCACCCGTGCACCGCCTTCGACAAGTGGACGATGATCCCGGTGCTGGACTCCGCGGACGCCCCCGAGCCCAGGGTCACCGGGTTGGTCAGGACGTTCTTCTGATCGGCGATCCGGGAGGTGTGCGGGGACTGTCGGGACGGCCGGGGATCGACGAGAATCGGTAGCCCGGCCCCCGGACCCGGCAGGAGGACCCAGCCCATGACCTCGACCCGCCCCGGCCTCGACTGGCTGGCCGACGCCGTCCTCTACCAGATCTACCCGCAGACCTTCGCCGACTCCGACGGCGACGGCATCGGGGACTTCGCGGGCATCGCCGAGCACCTGGACCACCTCTCCTGGCTCGGCGTCGACACGGTCTGGCTCAACCCCTGCTTCGACTCGCCGTTCCGTGACGCCGGGTACGACGTCACCGACTACCTCGCCCCGGCCCCGCGCTACGGCAGCACCGAGGACCTGGTGGCCCTGGTCGAGGCCGCCCGCCGCAAGGGCATCCGGATCCTGCTCGACCTGGTCGCCGGCCACACGTCGGACCGCCACCCCTGGTTCCTGGCCGCCGCCGAGGACCCGGCTGACCACCGCTACATCTGGTCCGACCGGCAGGTGGACGGCTTCGTCGCGTCGCCCGGCAGCCGCCCTGGCTGGTACCGGCCGAACTTCTTCGAGTGCCAGCCCGCCCTCAACTTCGGCTACGCGCGCGGAAGTTCCGACGAGCCGTGGCGCCAGCCGGTGGACGCCGAGGGCCCGCGCGCCAACCGGGCGGCGCTGCGCGACATCATGGCGCACTGGCTCGGCCTCGGCCTGGCCGGCTTCCGGGTGGACATGGCCTACTCGCTGGTCAAGGACGACCCGGGCAAGACCGAGACCGGCAAGCTCTGGACCGAGCTGCGCGACTGGCTCGACCGCACCCACCCGCAGGCCGCCCTGTTCGCCGAGTGGGGCGACCCGGCCGCCGCCGTCGCCGCCGGTTTCCACGCCGACTTCTTCCTCCACTTCGGCGGGGCCGACCGCGGCCTGCCGCTGCGCTCGCTGTGGAACAACAACGCCGGCACCGTCGAGGACTTCTGGCACCAGGACCCGTGCTACTTCGAGGCCGAGGGCCGCGGCACCCCGCAGGTGTTCCTGGACGCCTGGCGCTCGGCCGCCCAACTCACAGAGGACAGCGGCCACATCGCGCTGCCCACCGCCAACCACGACTTCTCCCGGCTGGCCACCGGCCCGCGGACCGCCGAGCAGCTCGCCGCCGCCTTCGCGTTCCAGCTCACCTGGCCCACCCTGCCCGCCATCTACTACGGCGACGAGATCGGCATGCGGTACGTGCCCGGTCTGCCCGACGTGGAGGGCAGCGTGCTCGGCCCTAGCTACAACCGGGCCGGCTCGCGGACCCCGATGCAGTGGCGGCCCGGCCCCACCGCTGGCTTCTCCAGCGCCCCGCCCGAGCGCCTCTACCTGCCCGTCGACCCGGACCCGCACCGGCCGGACGTGCTCACCCAGCGCGCCGACCCGACCTCGCTGCTGCACACCGTCCGACGGCTGATCGCGCTGCGCCGGGCGCACCCGGGGCTGGGCGCCTCGGGCGGGGTGGAGGTGCGGCACGCCGGGTATCCGCTGGTGTACACCCGGGCCGGGCGGTACCTGGTGGCCGTCAACCCCCGGCGCGAGCCGGGGTCGGTGCGGCTGGAGGCGGGAGTCGCGGTGCGGCCGCTGGACGTGCAGGGCGTGCGGGTGGCGGACGGGGAGCTGCGGGCGGACGGATTCGGGTACGGGGTGTTCGAGCTGCGCTGAGCTCCCGGTGCTGAATCCTCGGTGTCGCGGGCTCGGCTTCGCCCGACCGGGCCGCCACCGGGCAGCAGCGGTGCGGATCAGGAGCGGCTTCGCCGTGAAGCGGGTGGCCGGGTGAAGCAGCAGTCGCCGCAGACGCCGGCGCCCGGGCCGACGCGGTAGTACAGGCAACAGCTGGTGCGCCGGAACGCGGTGCCGCGCGGGCCGGTGTGCAGGGTCCCGGTTCCGGCGAGCGGCGGGCGGTCGAGCACCTCGGCGGCCAGCGCGCGGGCGGCGCCCGGGGCGTGCGCGTCCAGGACGCGCAGAGTGCCCGCGAGGGCGGAGGCGGCGTTGCCGAGGAGCAGCCGGCCGGAGAGCGGGACGACCGACCGGACGGCCGCCGCCAGGGGTTCCAACTGGCCCACGAGAACGGCTTCGTGGAGCTGGTCGGAAAGCTTCCGACCGGTGGCCGGCTCGGGCGGTGTCGTCCAGAGGTCGATCGGCCCCTGGTCGGGGATGCGCAGCCAGGCCTGTTCCAGCGACGGCACCGCACCCAGGAGGACGGCCGCGCCCAGGCCCATCGACCAGAAGCGGGCGGCCAGTCCGAGGTGCAGGATCGAGGCCGCGACCCGCGGTTCGGCGGTGCCGAGCCGCTGGGCCACGATCCGTACCCGCTCGGCCAGTGGCCCGTCCGGCCCGCCGTCGTACAGCTCGCGCAGGGGCCGGAAGCCCGGAGGCGGGGCGTCCCCGGGCGCGGCGGCGGTGTCGAGCGCGAAGTACGGGCCGACGGCGGCGAGCCGGCGGTAGTCGGGTGCGGGGCTCACCGGGCGTCCCCGGTGCGGCCGGTGAGCCCCGCACCGCGTTCGGGCCGCCCGACGTGTTCGGGCAGTCCGTGCTCACGGATCGGCGCGGTCGGGCGGCGGTCGGGCATCGGCTGGGCCTCCGGGTTCGTGCCGGCGGCCGGGCGGGCTCGGCCCCGCACGGTGAAGCCGCCGCTGGTGGTGCGGAGGAACGCTACCGTGCCCCGGCAGTCCGCGACCGGTCCTCGTGCCGTCGCAGTGCGCGGTCGCGGTGCTGGCAAGGCGGCTGCTCATGGCGGTTCGTCCTCCTTCGGGCCGGCTGTTCCGTCGGGAACCAGCCTGCCGTCCAGGACATCGCCAAACCTCCCGCTGGGGAGGGGAGTTGCCGTTCACGTGCCTCCCTCGCGAGGAGGAGCCCGCCTCCCCCGGGAGAGCGGGCGGCTCGGGGGCTGCCCAGTGTGGCGGGCGTGAACGGGGGCGCGACGGCGCCGCGAGAGATGGGTATCCGGTGCCGTGGAAAAGAGCGGTCCACGGAGCCGAGGGGGCGCTCCGTGGACGCGCGGAACCTGCGAGGCGGAGGTGGCCTCCGGACGTCGTGTCCTCCGGCCGCGGTAGTTCGATCGTCGACCGAGGTAGTTAAACCAGCGGCAGACCCTGATCCGTCTCGATCTGTCGCCACTGCCTCCTGCGGTCGAACTTCCTCGTCTACCTCGCAGGTCCAACTCCTATGATGCGCCTCCCACGCGCTGTGCACCAGGGTTTTACCGCCCGAAATCGGGGCAATTTGTGCTACTCGGCAGCTACTCGGCAGCTACTCGGCAGTACTCCGGCGGCTACGGCACCGGCCAGCCGTCGACGGTGCCGATCGTGCGGTGGTAGGGCCCGTCGGGGCCGGTGCCGCGGTAGTCCTCGGTGCTGCTGCCGGTGCGGACGGTGCGGTCGCCGTCGTGGCGGTGGGCGGTCGGGCGCAGCGTGTGGTCGACGGTGGTGCACTCGGTGACGTGGCCGCCGGTGGCCGCGGTGGCCTCGCGGTGGTAGCCGAGGTCCATGGCGGTCTGCTGGTCGGTGTTGCCGGCCGCGTCGCGGGTGACACGGTAGGTGACGTCGAGCGGTTCGCCCTCGTGGACGGTGGTGGTGCGGTGCGGGCCGCCGCCCGAGGTGGCGGTGGAGCGGGTGAGGTCGGTGGCGTCGTGCAGGGCCACGTCGTTGCCGCCGTCGCGCAGTTGCTGAGCGGAGCGGAAGGCGAGGTCGTCGCGGACCTCGGTGGTGATGCGCCCGTGCGAGGTCTGCACCCAGCCGCGGGCGCGGTCGTGGCGGGCGGCGGTGACCGTCCAGTCGCCGCTGCCGCCGCCGTGGTCGGCGAGGGTGGTGGTGACGGCCGCCTCGGGGGCGACACGGTGGTCGGTGAGCTGCCCGGTGGTGCGGGCGGCGCCGTGGTCGGTGTCGGCGAAGAGGTTCATCTGGCCGGTCCAGACGTCGTTGCTCTGGGCCTCGCTGGCGTTGACGGTGATGCCGACGGTGTGCGGGCGGCCGTCGAGGAGCAGGCCGACGTACGGGGTCAGGTCGAGCCGGTAGGCGGGCAGGTCGAAGGCGAAGATGCCGGGGACGGGCCGCCACAGCAGCGGGTCCCAGCCGCCGGTGTAGATGACCGGGTAGGGCCAGACGGCGCCGGCGACGCGGCCGTCCACGCTGAGCCGCAGCTCGCGGAACGGGCCCTTGCCGCAGGCCCCGAGGCTCGGGTTGGCGCTGACGAAGGCGTCGGGCGCGGAGGCGTAGGCGAACTCCTCGCAGGCGCCGCCGCCGCGGGTGTAGACCTCGGCGGTGAGGCGTTCGAGGTTCTGCGGGAAGGTGAGGTCGCGGGTGGCGGTCGGGGCGGCCTGGGTGAGCGAGAACGGGCCGGTGGTGAGGAGCCGGTCGGCAGTGCGGGCGGCCGGCCAGCGGTCGGAGGTGGTGTAGAAGGTGAGGCTTGCCGTGATGCGGTAGACGCCGGTGTAGGTGGCGTCGGTGACGTTGGCGAGGTCGAGGGAGAACGGTTGCGGGCCGGCGGCGAGGAGCGGCGCGTAGCGGGTGACGTCCCGTTCGACGTTCCAGGCGATGCCGTCCTTGGACGGCTCCGGGGTGGACGAGAGCAGCACCTGGACGCCGCCGATGCGGACGCTGAAGATCCGGTCGAACTGCCGCCCGGCGACCTCGCCGTGGAGGTCGAGCACGACCGCCGACCAGGGACCGGCGCAGTCGGCGGGCGGGGTGAGGGTGGCGGTGTAGGGGGTGTCGGGCGGGCTGCCGTAGCCGTTGCGGAACTCGCGGTCGTGCATGACCTCGACGGTGCAGGAGCGGGTGTCCGGGCGGGTCAGCGGCCTGGTGGCGGTGTACGGGTCGTGGTAGTCGGCGCCGAAGTCGGCGTGCGCGGGCCCGGCGGTGGTGAGGGTGGCGGCGAGGGTCAGGGCGGTGGCGCCGAGTAAGCGGACGGCGCGTCGGAGCAGGGGGCGGACGGCCAAGGGGTGTCCCTCGTGTCGGGCGGTTCGCGGCCGGCGCCGCGGACCGGGTGGACGATCCGGGCATCCTTCCGGTGGTGGCATGTGACCGTCAAGATGCCCGTCTCCCGGCCTTCGGGGTCCGTGTCAGCCGTCCTCCAGTGCCGCCGCCTCCTGCCGGATCAGGTCGCGCAGGGTGGCGAGCCGGGGCCGGAGGTCGTCGAGCCGCCACTGCATCTCCAGCGGCAGGGTGGCCCGGCCCTCCAGCCGGACGGTGGCGACGTCCCCGGT
The nucleotide sequence above comes from Streptomyces kaniharaensis. Encoded proteins:
- a CDS encoding type III PLP-dependent enzyme domain-containing protein — its product is MEQTFARGGTGPGIDEAAVAALADELLDWRFKAVPADAHGRTVREWLATGPTLTGLGTPLLTLDATALDHNLRTMADWCAKAGVALAPHGKTTMAPALWQAQLAAGSHGITLANLPQIRVARAFGVQRILLANTLLDPAGLAWLAAELAADPEFAFVSWVDSTESVRLMDEALRAAGAERPVEVLVELGGPGGRTGARGVDAAAEIAAAVLRAPTLRLAGVGGYEGALAHDATDDGLATVRGYLKALAELHDRLAGTYPDDAPPIVSAGGSAYFDLVVEELADLPDTLTVLRSGAYIAHDDGFYRGVSPLVRGAGDAPFRGALHGWARVVSRPEPQLALLDAGKRDLPFDDGLPEPQRVRGGAELTGTSARITALNDQHAFLRDAGDLAPVGAVLRLGVSHPCTAFDKWTMIPVLDSADAPEPRVTGLVRTFF
- a CDS encoding peptide-N4-asparagine amidase, coding for MAVRPLLRRAVRLLGATALTLAATLTTAGPAHADFGADYHDPYTATRPLTRPDTRSCTVEVMHDREFRNGYGSPPDTPYTATLTPPADCAGPWSAVVLDLHGEVAGRQFDRIFSVRIGGVQVLLSSTPEPSKDGIAWNVERDVTRYAPLLAAGPQPFSLDLANVTDATYTGVYRITASLTFYTTSDRWPAARTADRLLTTGPFSLTQAAPTATRDLTFPQNLERLTAEVYTRGGGACEEFAYASAPDAFVSANPSLGACGKGPFRELRLSVDGRVAGAVWPYPVIYTGGWDPLLWRPVPGIFAFDLPAYRLDLTPYVGLLLDGRPHTVGITVNASEAQSNDVWTGQMNLFADTDHGAARTTGQLTDHRVAPEAAVTTTLADHGGGSGDWTVTAARHDRARGWVQTSHGRITTEVRDDLAFRSAQQLRDGGNDVALHDATDLTRSTATSGGGPHRTTTVHEGEPLDVTYRVTRDAAGNTDQQTAMDLGYHREATAATGGHVTECTTVDHTLRPTAHRHDGDRTVRTGSSTEDYRGTGPDGPYHRTIGTVDGWPVP
- a CDS encoding (2Fe-2S)-binding protein — protein: MSPAPDYRRLAAVGPYFALDTAAAPGDAPPPGFRPLRELYDGGPDGPLAERVRIVAQRLGTAEPRVAASILHLGLAARFWSMGLGAAVLLGAVPSLEQAWLRIPDQGPIDLWTTPPEPATGRKLSDQLHEAVLVGQLEPLAAAVRSVVPLSGRLLLGNAASALAGTLRVLDAHAPGAARALAAEVLDRPPLAGTGTLHTGPRGTAFRRTSCCLYYRVGPGAGVCGDCCFTRPPASRRSRS
- a CDS encoding alpha-amylase family glycosyl hydrolase, with amino-acid sequence MTSTRPGLDWLADAVLYQIYPQTFADSDGDGIGDFAGIAEHLDHLSWLGVDTVWLNPCFDSPFRDAGYDVTDYLAPAPRYGSTEDLVALVEAARRKGIRILLDLVAGHTSDRHPWFLAAAEDPADHRYIWSDRQVDGFVASPGSRPGWYRPNFFECQPALNFGYARGSSDEPWRQPVDAEGPRANRAALRDIMAHWLGLGLAGFRVDMAYSLVKDDPGKTETGKLWTELRDWLDRTHPQAALFAEWGDPAAAVAAGFHADFFLHFGGADRGLPLRSLWNNNAGTVEDFWHQDPCYFEAEGRGTPQVFLDAWRSAAQLTEDSGHIALPTANHDFSRLATGPRTAEQLAAAFAFQLTWPTLPAIYYGDEIGMRYVPGLPDVEGSVLGPSYNRAGSRTPMQWRPGPTAGFSSAPPERLYLPVDPDPHRPDVLTQRADPTSLLHTVRRLIALRRAHPGLGASGGVEVRHAGYPLVYTRAGRYLVAVNPRREPGSVRLEAGVAVRPLDVQGVRVADGELRADGFGYGVFELR